The sequence GGTCGACGTGCAACTGCGGCTGGCGCTCAAGCTGTTGGCCTTTGCCCTGTCGACCGGCGCCGCGGTGTTTCTGCTCATCGCGCCGCTGCTCTTTTCCACGTTGCTCGAAAACAAATACCAGGCCGGGCTCGCCGTATTGCCGTGGACCCTGGTGTATTGCATCTGGTTCGGACTGGCGATGGTGGCCGAGATGTACCTGTGGATTCGCGAGGAGGCCCGGCTCGCCAGCGTGGCCCTCTTTCTGTCGATGCTGCTCAACGTCGGCCTGGCCGTGGTGCTGTTGCCGCGCTATGGGCTATTGGGCGCGGTGCTGGCCTGCAGCGCGTCGAAATTGACGCTGCTGCTGTTGGTCTACGGCTTTAATCGCACGCTGGGACTCACCGGCGACGCCGCCATTTGGCTGAGCGTGGCGTTGCCCGCCGCACTGCTGCTGGGCGCGCGTCCGGCGCTGGCGGTGTATGCCGTGGTGCTATTGTGGGCGGTCGCCAGCCCGCGCTGGCTCTGCGCCGGCGAAAAGCAACAACTGGCCCATGTGCTCGGCGGCTATTGGGACAAGCTTTTGTCACTCGTCGGCCGCCGACAGCCCGCCGCGGCTTAGTTTGCAATCGCGCGTCAGTTCACTTTGGCCAGGTCAGTTCCACCAGCCGGGAGCGCTAAAAACCAACTCCCTTGGTGTTGAGCTTGATCCGGCAGAGGTACATATCGACGGCCAGATAAAGGGTGCTGCCGTCGTCTCCCCAGCCGCAATTGGCGGTCGCTTCCCCTGGATCGATCCGCCCCAACAGCGTGCCATCGGGCGCGAAGACCAATACCCCGCCCGGCCCCGTGGCGAAGACATTTCCCTTGGCGTCCACCTTCATGCCGTCGGGCAGTCCCTTGCGCTGACCGGACCATCGCATGGCGTCGTAGAAGACCCGGCCGTGAGAGATGCCGCCATCGGCGCCGAGGTCGAACACCATCCAGATCGCCTTCTTGGGATCGGAGTTGGCGACGTAGATCTGCTTTTCGTCGGGCGTGAGCGCAATGCCGTTGGGAAAAGTCAGCTCCTTGGTCAGCAGCTTCAATTCGCCGTCCTGCGACAGCCGGTAAACCCCGTTGAACTTGAGTTCCTTGGCCGGATCGTCGTTCAGGCCCAACAGGCCATAGGGCGGATCGGTGAAGTACAGGTCGCCGGCGCGCGACAGCGTGGCGTCGTTGGGGCTGTTGAAGCGTTTGCCTTCGTAGCGGTCGGCCAACGTGTGAAAGGTCTTGTCAGCGTTCAAACGCGCCACTTGCCGATCGCCGTGCTGGCACAAGATCAGCCGCCCCTGGGCGTCGATCACCAGGCCATTCGAGCCGGGCTCGCCGCCGCGCGGCTTGTTGCCGGTGTAGCCGCTGGGGCTGAGAAACTCGCTTACCCCCTTCCCTTCCGCAAATTTCAGCACGTGGTTGCGCGGCACATCGGAAAAGAGCAGATAGCCGTGCGCTTTGTCCCACACCGGCCCCTCGGCCCAGTCGTACCCCTCGCCGAGCTTTTCGATCTTGGCGTCCTTGGGCACGATCTCGTCAAACCGTGGATCGAGTCGCTCGATCTGGCCCATGGTTTCAGCAGCCAGGGCGGGACCAGCGGCGACAAGGAAGGCGAGCGCGGCGAGGCAAAGTCGGTGGTGCATGATGGATTTCCTGAAAGTGCGCGGCGATTTCTTGCCATCACTATGCAGTACGATGGGCGACAAGAAAAGCGCTGGTGAACCTAATGTATCCGCTGCCCCTCCTACCTGCCGGAGTGGATATGACCGCAGACCTTGAATCGCAACTCGACGGTCTCAAAGCTCAAGTAAGAGCGGCCTACGACTCCGATCATTATGCGGCAGTGGTTGAATTGCTGCCCATCTACCTCGGACACCGCCCAACGGATTCGTTCGCGTGGTTTATGTATGGAGATTCGCTCCGCTTGCTCAAACGCTACTCCGACGCGCTCGCGGCGCTCGCCAGCGCACAACGCGAAGCGCCCCCTCAGGAACAATGGCGCATCTCTTCCGTGCTTGCAGAATTGTACAAGAGTACGGGCAAATTGGACCGAGCAGAGGAGCTCTACCAACAACTGGTCACCGATCGGGACTGCGAAAACAAGACCTGGTGTTGGATATTGCGTGGCGCCAATCTGCTGAAGCTGGAGCGCGTTGCCGAAGCGGAGAGCTGTTTTCGCCGAGCAGCCACGGCGGAGGGCGACGTGGACGAAGCATACTACAACCTGGCGGTAGCTCTCCTCTTTCAGCAGAGGTACGACGAAGCGCTGACGGCCGTAGGCAAGGCAATCGAACTCGATCCTGGATTCAAAAAGGGACCGGAATTGCGCGCACACATCGAGGCGGCTCGTGAGGCCAGCTTAGAATGGCTATCATGGGACGCCGGCAAGTAGCCGGGCTGGTCGATCTCGCTTCGCTGGAAACTGTGCCGTGCGGCAATCCGAACTCTTTTCCGAGGAGCCGCCGCGCGAGCAGTTGCTCACCGTCTCGGAGTTGACCAACCAGATCAAGACACAGCTCGAAGATTCGTTCGGCTCAGTGTCGGTAACCGGCGAAATCTGCAACTTCTCCCGCCCGCAGTCGGGGCATTGCTATCTGACTCTCAAGGACGAGAGGGCGCAGATTCGCGCGGTCATCTGGCGCAGCACGGCGGCGCGCACCAAGTTCGACCTGCACGACGGATTGGAGGTGGTCTGCCGCGGCGCGATTGACGTGTACGCCGCGCGCGGCAGCTATCAACTTGTTATCAATAGCATCCAGCCCAAGGGCATGGGCGCCCAAGAACTGGCGCTGCGGCAACTGCAAGCCAAACTGGCGGCCGAGGGGCTGTTTGACATTGAGCGCAAGCGGCCGCTGCCGCGCTTTCCGCGGCAGATCGCCGTGGTCACCAGTCCAACCGGCGCGGCGATCCGCGATTTTCTAGAAGTGCTGCGCCGCCGTTGGCGCGGCGCGCATGTCTGGATTGTGCCGGTGCGCGTGCAAGGCGCCGGCGCCGCGGCCGAGGTGGTTCGCGCGCTGGCGCTGGTCAACCGACTGTCCGAACGCATCGACTGCGCAGTGGTCGCGCGGGGCGGGGGCGGCGTCGAGGATTTGTGGACCTTCAACGACGAGGCGGTGGTCCGCGCCATCGCCGGTTGCCGCGTGCCAGTCGTCTCCGCCATTGGGCACGAAATCGACGTCACCCTCTCCGACCTGGTGGCCGACGTGCGGGCGCTCACCCCCAGCGAGGCGGCCGAACTGGTGGCGCCAGCGGCCGACGCGCTGCGGCAGTTGCTGCTGGCGCGTCAGCGGCATTTGGTGTCGGCGCTGCGCCGCCGGGCGGAAGCGGCCCGCCTGCGGCTCGACGCCCTTGCGGCCAGCCGCGTGCTGCGCCGTCCGTACGACCGAATACACGACCTGTCGCGCCGATTGGACGAGCTTTCGCTCCGCGCCGATCGCGCCGGTCGCCAGCGGATCAAATCGGCGGGCGAGACGTTGCAGCGCTGCGCCGCGCAGCTCGATTCACTTAGCCCGCTCGCTGTGCTGGCGCGCGGCTACAGCCTGACGGAGCGCGCCGCGGACGGCGCGCTGGTCCGCGACGCGCGAACGTTGGCGGTTGGCGAAGCGATCGTGACGCGCTTCGCCACCGGGCAGGCCAAGAGCCGCGTTGAGGCGATTGAGGAATAGGCGCCAATCGCCTACGGCGTGAACACCATATCGTAGCCAACGATCATGATGCCGGCGTCGACCAGCAGGTGGCTCAGCCAGGGTCCGTAGAGCCGGCCGCTTTGTTGGTACAACCAGGCCCAGAGCAGGCCGCCGATGGCGACCGACGCCGACAAGAGCAGGGTCAACAGGCTCGCCGGGCCAAAATACGTGCCGATGACGATGGTGTGATGCGCCATGAAGCCCAGCGCCGACACCAACGCCGCCAGCGATATTGGCAAAAACTTGCGCAGTCCGCCGTACACAAACCAGCGCCAGTAATACTCCTCCAAAAAGGAGTGACACAGCGAGTAAAAGACCGCCAGGGCCAGGTAGCTCAATGGCCGATCGGCATCGGCGTCGTCGAGCTTGGAGCGCACCTCGCCCGGCACACGCGCGAACGCGGCGCTGTCGTCAAAGGCCCAAAAGTACGCGGCCAGCATCAGGGCCATGATCGCCGCTCCCAGCGCCAGGCCGATCGCGATGCTCTGCCGCGTGTTGAACCTGGGAGGCGCCGAATCTGCTGTCCAGCGCCCAAAGCCCCCCGCCACCAGCCAGACAAACAGCACCGGCAGCGCGAACTGCAATACCTTGCCGACGCCGTACACCACCTGCACGCTTGGGCTGCCGGCGAACCGGATGAAATAGAGCCAGGTGGCGAAGGACGGAAAGACAATCGCCACGATCAGTGCGGCAGACAACCAAAGCGCGGATGCGAAGTTCTTCATGACGACCCTGACGCGCTTGCGGCAAAGGCCTGCTCCAAGTCATCGCGCAAGTCGTCGAACGCTTCCAGACCGACGCTCAGCCGAATCAGTCCATCGGCAATGCCGTGCTTGCGGCGATCGTCCGGGGCATAGCTGGCGTGCGACATGGCGGCCGGCTGTTCGATGAGCGACTCCACCGATCCCAAACTCACCGCCAGCCGAAATAGTCGTGTGGATTCAACAAACCGGCGAGCCTCGTCAAAGCCGCCGCGCAGCTCAAAACTGAGCATCGCGCCGAAGGCCCCCTGCATCTGCCGCTTGGCGATCTCATGCCCTGGATGACTCGCCAACCCCGGATACAGCACCCGCGCCACCCGCGCGTGACTTTCCAGAAAATCCGCGATGCGCGCGGCTGTGCGAGATTGCTCCAGCACTCGCAATTCCATGGTCTTTAGCCCACGCGAACACAAAAACGCCTCGAATGGCCCCATCACGGCGCCGGTGGCGTTTTGAATGTATTTCAGGCGGTCGTACAGTTCCCGCGACTTGGCCACCAGCGCCCCGCCGAGCAGATCGCTATGCCCGCCAATGTACTTAGTGGCAGAGTGCATCACGATGTCGGCGCCCAGTTCCAGCGGGCGAGTCAGTACCGGCGTGGCAAAGGTGTTGTCAACCGCCAGCAACACTCCGCGGCGCTGACAGATCGCGGCGGCGGCGGCCAGATCGGTGATCGACATGAGCGGATTGCCCGGGCTCTCAAGCCAAACCAATTTGGTTTGGTCGGTGATGGCGCGCTCGATGTTCGCCGTCTCGCGCGCGTCGACCAGGGTGGTCACAACGCCCGAGCGGTTGGTGATGTTGTGCAGCAGTCGGTAGGTGCCGCCATAGATATCGGCGCCAGCCACAATATGATCGCCCGCGCTGAGGAGCATGGTGGCGCAGTGCGTGGCGGCCATGCCGGTGGCGAAGGCCAACCCCGCCGCGCCCCCTTCGAGCGAGGCCAGCGCCTGCTCCAAACCAAGCCGGGTGGGGTTGCCGCTGCGCGAGTAATCGAACTCGACGGCCGCGCCGGCGCTGGGCTGCACAAAGGTGCTCGCCACGCAGATGGGGGGCACCACCGCGCCGGTGGTGGGATCGGTCTCTTGCCCCACATGAATCGCGCGGGTGCGAAACTTCATAGTCAACTTCCTAGCGCGGTTCCAAGGCTTGCGCGAGATCGGCGATCAGGTCTTCCGAATTCTCAATGCCGCACGCCATGCGAATCATGTTGTCCGGGATGCCGTACTTGCGGCGCTCTTCCGGGGTACACTCGAAGTAGCTCATCACCAGCGGCTGTTCGATCAGCGATTCCACGCCTCCCAAGCTAGGCGCGATCCGCGGAATGCAGCACGCGTCGACCACCTGGGCGGTGGCGCGCCAATCGGCGTCGCGCACCAAGAAGGTGACCAGCCCGCCAAAGCCGCGCATCGTGCGCCGCGCCACCTCGTGGTAGGGATGGCTCTCCAGACCGGGGTAATACACTTTTTCGATGCGCGGATGACTCTCCAGAAAGCGGGCCACCGCCAACCCATTGGCGTTTTGGCGCTGCATCCGCAGTTCAAAGGTTTTCAGCCCGCGTTGCAAGAGATAGATGTTGTGGGGCGAATTGATGGCGCCCATGATGCCGCGCAGCTTGCGAATCGGCTCCAACTTGTCGGCGCGCCCCAGGAGCACGCCCGCCAACAGATCGTTGTGTCCGGCCAGATACTTGGTGGCGGAATGCTGCACATAGTCGACGCCGGCCTCGATGGGGCGCAGGTTGTACGGCGTGGCCAGCGTGGCGTCGATCAAGGTCTCCACGCCGTGGCGACGCCCAATCGCGACAAAGTGCTCCAAGTCAATCACGCTCAAATGCGGATTGGTGGGCGACTCGCTAATCAACAGCCGTGTTTGTGGCGTGATGGCCGCTTCCATCGCCGCGTAGTCCCCCGTGCGCACCTGATGCGTGGTCACGCCGAAACGCGCCAAGTGCTTCAAACAGAATTCGCGGCTGCGGTGATAGCATTCGTCGAAGAAGATCACCTCGTCGCCCGCGTTGAGCTTGGCCATCAGTAGTCCGACAAAGGCGCTCATGCCGGTGGTGTAGAGCAGCGCCGCTTCGGCACCTTCCAATTCGGCCAGCTTTTGCTCGACAACCTTCTCGCTGGGGTTGCCGTAGCGGCCATACTCTTCGCGCGGCTGCTTCTGCTCGATGTAGTCGATCACCGCTTGCGTGTCGGCAAACGTGTAGGTGGCGGCGCAGAAGATCGGATCGGTGATCGAGTCGCCGGGCTTGCGCCGGCGCTCGCCACCGTGGATCGCCGTGGTCGAGGGGCCGCGCTCTCGCGCGGCAAGATCGGTCGTCGAGTCGTGGCTCATCGCGTCACCCTGTCGTTGACGTTTCGCGCGGGTGGGAGATGGCCGGCCACAAAAAAACCGCGATCACGCTGACAAAGCGCTCGCGGCTGGTCTGATTCAAGTTGGACCGCGCGGCGGGGCCGAGCGATGGCACTTTAGCAGAGCAGGCTGCAAGCGGCCGCAAATCCCAATCCCCCGGATTGTAGTCGCTCGCAGAGTCGTCAGCAAGGATAAGCAAATTGGCATTTTTTGACCGCCACATGTCGTAACGCTGGATACGGCCGCCGCGGCGGCATTAGACTGACGGATGTTGGAGCGGCGATTTTCCTATCACGAATCGACCCGCGATAAAGGGCTCCACATGCGACGCCGCGATTTTCTAATTGCCAGTCTGGCCGCGTCTGGAATCTCGCAGGCGCGCCAACCCTTCGCCGCGGAACTATTGGACGGCGATGCCACGGGGCCCGGTTTCTGCACTCCGCAAGAAGCGATGCGGGCCGAGCGCGAAAAGCTGTTGTACGTCGTGGCGCTGGCGACCGACCCTGCCAAGCCCGACTACCTGGCCACCGTCGATGTCGATCCGCTGTCGGCCACCTATTCGCAAGTGGTGCATCGCCTGCCGATGCCGCATGTTGGCGACGAGTTGCACCATTTTGGCTGGAACGCATGCAGTTCTTGCCACGGCGACAGCGCGGCCGAGCGCCGCTTTTTGATTGTGCCGGGCAATCGCTCGTGCCGCATCCACATTGTCGACACCAACGACCTGCGCCAGCCGACGATCCACAAGGTGCTGGATGGCGACGTGATTAAGCGGCAAACCAATCTTAGCGCGCCGCATACCGTGCATTGCCTGGCCGACGGCCACATCATGATTTCGATGCTTGGCGACGCCGCCGGCAACGCCCCGGGCGGGTTTCTCTTGCTCGATCAAAAGTTCGAGATCGCCGGCCATTGGCAGCGCGACGCCACCGGCATGCGGTTCAACTACGACTTCTGGTATCAGCCGCGTCACAACGTGATGGTTTCCAGCGAATGGGGCGCGCCGAACACCTACTCCAAGGGCTTCAACCCACAAGATGTCGCCGACGGCAAATACGGCCGCCAGCTTCATTTCTGGGACTGGAAAGAGCGGAAGATCGTCAAGAGCGTCGATCTGGGCGATCAGGGTTTGATTCCGCTTGAGGTGCGCTTTCATCACGATCCCGCCAGCACCCACGGCTTTGTCGGCGCGGCGCTCTCCAGCACCGTGTGGCACTGGCAGAAGGCGGGGGACGATTGGCAGGTCGAACAAGTCATCAGCGTCGAACCAGTGCAGGTCGCGGGTTCCGATAGCCCGTTGCCCGGCCTGATTACCGACGTCATTTTGTCGATGGATGATCGTTATTTGTACTTTTCCAATTGGCTACACGGCGATTTGCGTCAGTACGATGTGAGCGACCCAGCGCGGCCCAAGTTGACAGGACAGCTTTGGCTGGGCGGTTTGATTGGCAAGACGCCAGAACACCAGGGGCGCAAGCTCATTGGCGGTCCGCAGATGCTGCAACTCAGCCTCGACGGCCGACGGCTTTATGTGACCAATTCGCTCTACAGCGCCTGGGACAACCAGTTCTATCCCGACATGGCCAAGGCTGGGTCGCACATGTTGCAGATCGATTGCGACACTGAGAAAGGGGGCCTGGCGCTGAACGAGCAGTTTCTGGTCGACTTTGGCCGCGAGCCAGACGGCCCGGCGCGCGCCCACGAGATGCGCTATCCCGGCGGAGATTGCACCTCGGACATATTTGCGTGAGGCGCGACGCGCTCACTCGATGGGATCGTGTAGCTTGCCGTAGAGTTTGATGTCGTCCCAATCGCCGGTGTCGTCGAACGAGCCGATGCCGATCCGTCCTTTGACGAATGTCTTGTCGAGCGCCCGCATGGCCGGTTTGGCCATGTCGTCGAAGTAGACCTCGATGCGGCCATCTTCAATGCGCCGCTCGATCTTCACCCGATGCCAGTCGTTGGTCCAATTCGTGCCGGGGGTGGTCTCGGTCGAGATTTTCACGCGATCCGCGCCGTTGACGATGAAGATTTGATTCGCGTGATCGTCCCCCTGCTTGCCGAAATGCACATAGTAGAAGTGCGCCGGGTCTTGATAGCCAAACACCAGGCACAGGTCGCGATGGCCATAGTCGCGCGTGGTGCTGCGCAGCCGCGCCTCTAGCACAAAATCTCCCACATACACATCGTTGAGCAGCGCGATGTTCAGCGGGCTACGATGCGGCGGCTTGAAGTCGCTCTTGCCAAACAGGCTATAGGCGTGGCCGCCGTCGCTGTCGATCAGCTTCCACGCCTTGGGATCGGTGGCGGTCCAATGATCGACGCCGTTCTCAAAGTCGTCGCGAAAGACCAGCGGCAGATCCGCGGCCGTCGTGACCGAGGCCGGCATCAATAGCAGCGCGGCGAGCGTCCAGGCTTTGCTCATAGATCGTTTCCCTTGTTCACTCGATGATCTTGCTGAGCTGATATTCGACAATGCCGCGCGCGCCGGCGGCCTTGAGCTTGGGAATGATGTTGCGCACCACGCTTTCGCTCAGCACCGTGTTCACGCCAACCCAGGCTTCGTCCGACAGGCTGGAAACGGTAGGCCGTTGCAGCGCCGGCAAGAGCGACAGCACCTGCGTCAATCGCTCGCGCGGCACGTTCATCATCAGCCCCACTCTGCCTTCGGCGGCCATCGCGCCTTGCAGCATCAGCACAATGTCGTCGATCTTTTGCCGCTTCCACGGTTCGGCATACGACGCGCGATTGGCGATGAATCGCGTGGTGCTTTGCAGAATCTCGTCGACAATCCGCAGGTTGTTGGCACGTAGCGAGTTGCCCGTCTCCGTCACTTCCACAATGGCGTCGGCCAGTCGTGGCGGCTTGACCTCGGTCGCGCCCCAACTGAACTCCACCCGCGCCTCGACTCCGTGGCGCGCCAAGTATTGCCTGGTGAGGCCAACCGCCTCGGTGGCGATTCGTTTGCCGGCCAAGTCCTGCACCGAGCGCACCGGCGAATCCTCGGGCACGCACAACACCCAGCGCACCGGCCGGCGGCTGACCTTGGAGAAAACCAACTCCGCCACTTCATGCACGTCGGCGCCGGTTTCCATGATCCAGTCGTAGCCGGTGAGTCCGGCGTCGAGGATGCCATCGGCCACGTAGCGGGCCATCTCCTGCGCGCGAATCAACAGGCACTCGATCTCATCGTCGTCGATGACCGGATAGTAACTGCGCGACGGAAAGGTGATTTTGTAGCCCGCGCGGCGAAACAGTTCGGCGGTGGCTTCTTGGAGGCTGCCGGCCGGAATGCCCAGCCGCAGCACGTTGCTCGGTTGCTCGCTCATCGAATCGGTGGTGGCGCCTATTTTTTGTAAACGGTCTTGGGATCGAACACGCGCTCGCCGATCACTTCGAGTCCATCGTCGGCAACGCGGCGAAAAAAGCAGCTTTTGTATCCTTCGTGGCAAGCGGCGCCGCCGATTTGCCGCACTTTGAGCAGGATGGTGTCGGCGTCGCAGTCGACAAATACGCCTTCGACCTGCTGCACGTTGCCGCTTTCCTCCCCTTTGCGCCACAGCTTGCCTCGGCTGCGGCTGAAATAGACCGCGCGGCCGCTCGCCAAGGTCTCGGCGTAGCTTTCGGCGTTCATATAAGCCAGCATCAAGACATCGCCACTATCGGCGTCTTGCGCGATGGCGGGGAGCAAGCCGTCTCCCTTGGCGAAATCGGGAACTGCGGCCGGGGGGGTGTGGGCCAAGTGCGCATCTCCACAAAGCGAAGGCAGGACGGAGTTTGGCCCTACCTTGAGCCGCTGGGCGCTGCCGTGCAAGTCATCCAGAATAGCCGCGCGAGCGCCCCCTGGCCAGTGCCGCGCGCTAGCGCAATTGCTCTACCCAAGGGGGCTGGACAAGCGCCTATAATTGCCACGGACGGATCGTTTTTCTGCCGCCGAGGATCGCGTGTCACGACTGCGCAAACTCATCACGCTCACTGTTTTCTGGGCCTGCGTCGGTATCTCACTCGCCGCGGGCTATCAATTGTGGCGGCAGGGCATTCCCACCGGACAGGCCGACAACCATTGGGCAGTCGACCGCATTGCCGCCGCGGACTTCCCCAGTTTGTCGATGGACGAAAAACTGCGTCTGGCGCGCCGGTTGGAGCGCGATTTCAGTCGCGGCGTCGATTTGCGCGAGCAAGTCGCGCGGCTCAGCGACGCGCAAAATGAGCAGTTCGAGGATCACTTTCTTGAGCTGACCGAGATCTGGTTTCTCAACAAAGTCGACACCTATGACGCCTTTTCCGACGATTGGCGCCGCCGCCGCTTTCTGGAAGAGCAGATGACACGCATCAAAAGCTGGCCCACCTTCGATCGCCATCACGCCGGCGACGAATCGGAGCGCGGCGAAGACGCGCTACAGCGACTTGTGGCGCATGTCTTTTCGCGTATGCGGTCCATGCCCGTGGGGCAGCGCCAGCGGATTCAGCGATTCGTCACCGCGGTGGTGATGCATGGCTATCGGCTGGAAGCGTTCATGCCGGGCGTGCGTCCCGGTTAATGCGCCGCGCGAGGCGGACAGATGGCGCGATGGTTTCCGGTTCGCTGGCGCCTGCGCACGCTGTTGGTTGGCGTGTTGCTGCTCTCCCTGGCGTTCGGATTACACCGCCGGCAATACGATCGCGCTCAGTTCGAGTTGCGGCGCGCGCAGGAGGCAGAGCAAATGGGACTGGGCGTGACATGGCAGACGCTGCGACCCGAATGGCTTTGGCGCCGATTGCCGTCGCCCGACCAAGGGCCCTGCCGATATGTCGCTGCGCTGTCGGCCGACGCGCGAACCGTGTGGGCCAGTTCCGACGAACCGCAGACCATCCGCGACGAAGCGATACAGGTCGCTAGCGCATTCACGGGACTACAGAGCTTGGAGTTGCCATACGTCGCCAACAATCGGGGACCGTATGTGACAGTGCTACTCAGCGACCAAGGCCTCGCGCCGCTTTCGCGGCTCAACGCGCTCGAAACGCTCAACCTGGCGCAGCAGCCGATTACCGACGCCGGACTGCAATACCTGAAATCCTTGAAGCGTCTGCGTCGGCTCGACATCTCGGGCACGCGAATTTCGCCCCAAGCCATCGAGCGGTGGCGAGCAGCGGATCCGCAGCTTGAGATCGTGGGGCCCTAATCTAACGCCGGCGCACGGGGCGCGATGGCGCGGCTGGGCGTGTCTTATTGGCCGAGCGCGGCGCCGGCGTGGCGGGTCGTGCGGTGGCCGGTTTGCCGGGCATCGCAGCCGGACCTGCCACTTTGGCGCCAGAAATCGTTTCTTCAGTAAATCGCATCACGTAATGCAGGCTGCTCGCTTCGCCGCTGAACCCCACCACGCTCTTATCGAGGTCCATTTGCTGCGAGACGATGCGCCCGGTCTTGAGATCGAACTTCACCTTGCCCGCCATCTCGCGCTGGATCAACTGCGCTTCGACCTCGGGATCGTTGACCGGGGTGAGCACCTGCGTCTCGACGGAGATGGTCGCCAGGTCGTCGCTTACTTCTTCCAGGGTGAACTTTTGCCGGGTCTTGATCTGCTTGACGACGCCACTGCGCAGCGGCACCTGCATATCGTGCGGATACGACCAACTGTGGCCGATCGGCGCCGGTTCCGATGGCAAAGGGATCACCACCTGTCCTTGGCTGTCGCTGGCGCTGGCGCGTTTCTGCTCGCGGTGCACCACGTTGCCGTGCGGGTCAATCGTGATAATCGCCAGCGGCACGCCCACCGACTTGGCGGCGTCCTCAAAGCCCAGCGGCGGCTCGCTATCGGTTTCGCTGTTGTAAACGATCTCCTCGCGGCCGGTGAGCTTTTGCTTCATTTCCACTTTTTCGACGGAATGCTCGAAGCGAAAGTTTCCCTTGGCGTCAGCCGGCAGCATCTTCCACACCTTGACCGATTCGCTAATCGTCTCGGCGGTTTGCGTGGTGCCGCTCACTGTGGTGTTCACCCGCGCGCGGTGCATCACCTTCCAGCGCACCGTTTCGCCCGGCTGAAACTTGTACTTGAGCAAGTACGTCGCGGGGGGCGCGTCTGCGGCGCGCGTGGAGCCGATCAACAGGCACAGCGCTGCGCCCAATAAGAAAGAAGCGACCATCCGGGTCATGGCAGGGCCTCGCATCCGTTCGAGACTGTTCGCGCTGGCTGGCCCGCGCGAAGCGGTTGATTATTGGTTCAATCGCAATTGGCCGCCCCAGCCCAACTTTTCTCGCAGGGTGCGATAGTAGCTGTGCCCGGGCGCCTTGATCATCTTGAATCGCGGTTCGGCTTGAATCACCCGCACGCGATCGTGCGGCTGAAGCCCGCACGTCCATTGACCGTCGACCACGACGGCGGTGCCGCGATTGGGCGCCGTCACCTCCAACTCGTACACCCGATCGGCCGAATCGACGACCGGCCGATTGGTGAGCGTGTGGGGGTTAATCGGCGAGATCACGAACGCGTGCAGGTCCTTCCGCAAGATCGGTCCGCCCGCCGAAAGGTTGTAGGCCGTCGAACCGACCGGCGTGCTGACGATCAAACCGTCGCAACTGTAAGTCGTCACCAATTCCGCGTCAACGTAAAGATGGACGTCGACCAGATGAAACGGCTCGCCCGAGTGCAGCACCACATCGTTCAGTCCCAACTGCGCGTGCAGCGGTTCCCCGCCGCGCGACACCAGGGCCTCGAACATGAGATGCTCGACCACGGCAAACTGGCCCGACCCCAGTGTTGGCAGCACCGCTAGCAGTTCATCGGTCGACAGGTCCGCCAGGAAACCGAGCTTGCCCAGATTGACGCCTAGCACCGGCAATTGGCGATAACCCATCTGTCGCGCCGCGCGCAAGATGGCGCCATCCCC is a genomic window of Pirellulales bacterium containing:
- a CDS encoding SMP-30/gluconolactonase/LRE family protein; the protein is MHHRLCLAALAFLVAAGPALAAETMGQIERLDPRFDEIVPKDAKIEKLGEGYDWAEGPVWDKAHGYLLFSDVPRNHVLKFAEGKGVSEFLSPSGYTGNKPRGGEPGSNGLVIDAQGRLILCQHGDRQVARLNADKTFHTLADRYEGKRFNSPNDATLSRAGDLYFTDPPYGLLGLNDDPAKELKFNGVYRLSQDGELKLLTKELTFPNGIALTPDEKQIYVANSDPKKAIWMVFDLGADGGISHGRVFYDAMRWSGQRKGLPDGMKVDAKGNVFATGPGGVLVFAPDGTLLGRIDPGEATANCGWGDDGSTLYLAVDMYLCRIKLNTKGVGF
- a CDS encoding tetratricopeptide repeat protein; its protein translation is MYPLPLLPAGVDMTADLESQLDGLKAQVRAAYDSDHYAAVVELLPIYLGHRPTDSFAWFMYGDSLRLLKRYSDALAALASAQREAPPQEQWRISSVLAELYKSTGKLDRAEELYQQLVTDRDCENKTWCWILRGANLLKLERVAEAESCFRRAATAEGDVDEAYYNLAVALLFQQRYDEALTAVGKAIELDPGFKKGPELRAHIEAAREASLEWLSWDAGK
- the xseA gene encoding exodeoxyribonuclease VII large subunit, which produces MRQSELFSEEPPREQLLTVSELTNQIKTQLEDSFGSVSVTGEICNFSRPQSGHCYLTLKDERAQIRAVIWRSTAARTKFDLHDGLEVVCRGAIDVYAARGSYQLVINSIQPKGMGAQELALRQLQAKLAAEGLFDIERKRPLPRFPRQIAVVTSPTGAAIRDFLEVLRRRWRGAHVWIVPVRVQGAGAAAEVVRALALVNRLSERIDCAVVARGGGGVEDLWTFNDEAVVRAIAGCRVPVVSAIGHEIDVTLSDLVADVRALTPSEAAELVAPAADALRQLLLARQRHLVSALRRRAEAARLRLDALAASRVLRRPYDRIHDLSRRLDELSLRADRAGRQRIKSAGETLQRCAAQLDSLSPLAVLARGYSLTERAADGALVRDARTLAVGEAIVTRFATGQAKSRVEAIEE
- a CDS encoding CPBP family intramembrane metalloprotease; this translates as MKNFASALWLSAALIVAIVFPSFATWLYFIRFAGSPSVQVVYGVGKVLQFALPVLFVWLVAGGFGRWTADSAPPRFNTRQSIAIGLALGAAIMALMLAAYFWAFDDSAAFARVPGEVRSKLDDADADRPLSYLALAVFYSLCHSFLEEYYWRWFVYGGLRKFLPISLAALVSALGFMAHHTIVIGTYFGPASLLTLLLSASVAIGGLLWAWLYQQSGRLYGPWLSHLLVDAGIMIVGYDMVFTP
- a CDS encoding PLP-dependent aspartate aminotransferase family protein gives rise to the protein MKFRTRAIHVGQETDPTTGAVVPPICVASTFVQPSAGAAVEFDYSRSGNPTRLGLEQALASLEGGAAGLAFATGMAATHCATMLLSAGDHIVAGADIYGGTYRLLHNITNRSGVVTTLVDARETANIERAITDQTKLVWLESPGNPLMSITDLAAAAAICQRRGVLLAVDNTFATPVLTRPLELGADIVMHSATKYIGGHSDLLGGALVAKSRELYDRLKYIQNATGAVMGPFEAFLCSRGLKTMELRVLEQSRTAARIADFLESHARVARVLYPGLASHPGHEIAKRQMQGAFGAMLSFELRGGFDEARRFVESTRLFRLAVSLGSVESLIEQPAAMSHASYAPDDRRKHGIADGLIRLSVGLEAFDDLRDDLEQAFAASASGSS
- a CDS encoding aminotransferase class I/II-fold pyridoxal phosphate-dependent enzyme yields the protein MSHDSTTDLAARERGPSTTAIHGGERRRKPGDSITDPIFCAATYTFADTQAVIDYIEQKQPREEYGRYGNPSEKVVEQKLAELEGAEAALLYTTGMSAFVGLLMAKLNAGDEVIFFDECYHRSREFCLKHLARFGVTTHQVRTGDYAAMEAAITPQTRLLISESPTNPHLSVIDLEHFVAIGRRHGVETLIDATLATPYNLRPIEAGVDYVQHSATKYLAGHNDLLAGVLLGRADKLEPIRKLRGIMGAINSPHNIYLLQRGLKTFELRMQRQNANGLAVARFLESHPRIEKVYYPGLESHPYHEVARRTMRGFGGLVTFLVRDADWRATAQVVDACCIPRIAPSLGGVESLIEQPLVMSYFECTPEERRKYGIPDNMIRMACGIENSEDLIADLAQALEPR